The Oncorhynchus mykiss isolate Arlee chromosome 30, USDA_OmykA_1.1, whole genome shotgun sequence genome includes a window with the following:
- the LOC110521819 gene encoding type III endosome membrane protein TEMP isoform X2, translating into MTTTNGSEDGGQSRFSKSWQYLVAVLVTAISLSLLIAVLAKCQLVRRYLASYRHTRLIEGDTASQCDPNSLEVGFSMHNHGGQARSTHPAAVPQGEMYMEDEEDDDDGFIEDNYIQASERERAKRALELQEEEEDDMVFSIG; encoded by the exons ATGACTACAACTAATG GCAGTGAGGATGGTGGTCAGAGCCGTTTCTCCAAAAGCTGGCAGTACCTGGTAGCAGTACTGGTGACggccatctccctctccctcctcatcgcTGTCCTGGCCAAATGCCAGCTGGTCCGCCGCTACCTGGCCAGTTACCGTCACACCCGGCTGATCGAGGGGGACACAGCCAGCCAGTGTGACCCCAACAGCCTGGAGGTAGGCTTCTCCATGCACAACCATGGGGGACAGGCACGGAGCACCCACCCTGCTGCTGTCCCCCAGGGAGAGATGTacatggaggatgaggaggatgatgatgatggcttCATAGAGGATAACTACATACAAgccagcgagagggagagggctaAGAGGGCACTGGAactgcaggaggaggaggaggatgacatGGTATTTTCCATTGGCTAG
- the LOC110521819 gene encoding leucine-rich repeat-containing protein 19 isoform X1 yields MGSWGPGLCVVLCFWGTVSWNTLHGHIVGPCTVNTGTASFNCSWRKLAHIPTEIWNNATALDLSHNHLNLTNPQHLRQLQRLDQLVNLNLSGNYLPLLEKGHFCSLPFLQILDLSGCQLTSMEAGALQGLPRLGKLFLGHNILQAPLSVSAQTISFLDLNGNQELDHGSDDMSTGIRRPFHRKLLTEVIEHPSPTPANSMTTTNGSEDGGQSRFSKSWQYLVAVLVTAISLSLLIAVLAKCQLVRRYLASYRHTRLIEGDTASQCDPNSLEVGFSMHNHGGQARSTHPAAVPQGEMYMEDEEDDDDGFIEDNYIQASERERAKRALELQEEEEDDMVFSIG; encoded by the exons ATGGGGTCCTGGGGCCCCGGtctgtgtgtggttttgtgtttcTGGGGAACAGTTAGTTGGAACACACTTCACGGTCACATTGTTGGCCCGTGTACTGTCAATACTGGCACG GCATCATTTAACTGCAGTTGGAGGAAACTGGCCCATATTCCAACAGAGATATGGAACAATGCAACCGCACTGGACCTCTCTCATAACCACCTGAACCTTACTAACCCTCAACACCTCAGACAACTACAGAGGTTGGATCAGCTGGTTAACCTAAATCTCTCAGGAAACTACCTCCCTCTGCTGGAAAAAGGCCACTTCTGCAGCCTGCCCTTCCTGCAGATACTAGACCTCAGTGGTTGCCAACTGACCTCCATGGAGGCTGGAGCTCTGCAGGGTTTACCCAGGTTAGGGAAGCTGTTTCTGGGGCACAACATACTGCAAGCCCCCCTGTCTGTTTCTGCTCAAACTATATCCTTCCTGGATCTCAATGGGAACCAAGAGCTTGACCATGGCTCTGATGATATGTCGACAGGAATTAGAAGACCATTCCATAGGAAACTGTTAACAGAGGTCATTGAACATCCCAGCCCAACTCCAGCTAACTCAATGACTACAACTAATG GCAGTGAGGATGGTGGTCAGAGCCGTTTCTCCAAAAGCTGGCAGTACCTGGTAGCAGTACTGGTGACggccatctccctctccctcctcatcgcTGTCCTGGCCAAATGCCAGCTGGTCCGCCGCTACCTGGCCAGTTACCGTCACACCCGGCTGATCGAGGGGGACACAGCCAGCCAGTGTGACCCCAACAGCCTGGAGGTAGGCTTCTCCATGCACAACCATGGGGGACAGGCACGGAGCACCCACCCTGCTGCTGTCCCCCAGGGAGAGATGTacatggaggatgaggaggatgatgatgatggcttCATAGAGGATAACTACATACAAgccagcgagagggagagggctaAGAGGGCACTGGAactgcaggaggaggaggaggatgacatGGTATTTTCCATTGGCTAG